A window from Acinonyx jubatus isolate Ajub_Pintada_27869175 chromosome E1, VMU_Ajub_asm_v1.0, whole genome shotgun sequence encodes these proteins:
- the CARD14 gene encoding caspase recruitment domain-containing protein 14 isoform X1: MEMTYIPEHAVMATLHRTDSTLTALDEETLWDMMESHRHKIVSSICPSRLTPYLRQAKVLDQLDEEEVLHSPRFTNTVMRVGHLLDLLRTRGKNGAIAFLESLKFHNPDVYTLVTGLQPKGDFSNFSGLMDTSKLTECLAGAISSLQEELGQEKGHKEALRRRCRQLQERLGQAEARVRSLGQLETDHDRVKREVLKLKDEMLSLSLHHSNALQEKELAVTRCRSLQEELYLLKQELEREKMSSSHERDCRERSPQMADGLGPGDKELTRLKEENEKLRSLTFSLAEKDILEQNLDEALEGTQTLVERIHSLRQRAVAAERQRKQYWEEKEQTLLQFQRTKVDCDIYKEKISALQGQLLELRRERDQAYSARDAARMEISQSLTEKDALRRKVFELTDQVWELRHRLHQPQAESLRGPEQEAGARELCPKGKQRLVRMLAICPRDDSDRSFTESQLCSDLSATSSRELVDSFRSSSPMPPSQQSLYKRAAEDFWDDPWSFSSFPETLQVDRGPSPGAKAGAADLDYETVDPAELADCDCLQPSSGGLSVSASSVPVRRRPARKILSQVTVLAFQGDELLEQISVIGGNLTGIFIHRVTPGSAADEMALRPGTQIMMVDYEATEPSFKATLEDTTLEQAVGLLQRVNGFCCLSVKVNVEGYKKLVQDLEAKVATSGDSFYIRVNLALEARAVGELQVQCNDILHVTDTMFQGRGCWHAHRVGPYSTKGTERGSIPNYARAQQLLIALIQRSTIACKQSSGGAQKLVRIVSVDRTKASPVCSSSEGALSERSKPEEPSTTCFWAETCFTLVPYSLVRPHRPSRPRPVLFVPRVVGRILSEKLCLLQGFKKCPAEYLSQEEYDASSQRGDIIQEKEASGGRYWVTRRAIESLMEKNTHALLDVRLDSVRALHRSEIFPIIVHISVNEKAAKKLKKALQRLNTSERQLLEAGRQEEGELDEVPCLYSSLAPDGWSDLETLLGCVRLAIADEQKKVVWTEKSPR, translated from the exons GGCACTTGCTGGATTTGCTGAGGACTCGAGGGAAGAATGGAGCCATTGCCTTCCTGGAGAGCCTCAAGTTCCACAACCCTGACGTGTACACCCTGGTCACCGGGCTGCAGCCCAAAGGGGACTTCAGCAACTTCAGTG GGCTCATGGACACGTCCAAGCTGACCGAGTGCCTGGCCGGGGCCATCAGTAGCCTGCAGGAGGAGCTGGGCCAGGAGAAGGGGCACAAGGAGGCCCTGCGGCGGCGCTGTCGGCAGCTGCAGGAGCGCCTGGGCCAGGCGGAGGCCCGCGTGCGGAGCCTGGGCCAGCTGGAGACCGACCATGACCGCGTGAAGCGCGAGGTGCTGAAGCTGAAGGATGAGATGCTCAGCCTGTCGTTGCACCACAGCAACGCGCTGCAGGAGAAGGAGCTGGCGGTCACCCGGTGCCGCAGCCTGCAGGAGGAG CTGTACCTGCTGAAGCAAGAGCTAGAACGCGAGAAGATGTCTTCTTCCCACGAGCGGGACTGTCGAGAGCGTTCCCCGCAGATGGCCGACGGCCTGGGGCCCGGGGACAAGGAGCTGACCCGCCTGAAGGAGGAGAACGAGAAGCTCCGGTCGCTGACGTTCAGCCTG GCGGAGAAGGACATCCTGGAACAGAACCTGGACGAGGCCCTGGAGGGCACACAGACGCTGGTGGAGCGTATCCACTCCCTGAGGCAGCGGGCCGTGGCCGCCGAGAGGCAGCGGAAGCAG TActgggaggagaaggagcagacCTTGCTGCAGTTCCAGAGGACTAAGGTCGACTGTGACATCTACAAGGAGAAGATCAGCGCCCTACAGGGCCAGTTGCTGGAGCTGCGGCGAGAGCGAGACCAG GCCTACTCCGCGAGAGACGCGGCCCGGATGGAGATTTCTCAGAGCCTGACAGAGAAGGACGCCCTCCGCAGGAAAGTGTTTGAACTGACAGACCAGGTCTGGGAGCTGCGCCATCGGCTTCACCAGCCACAGGCCGAGTCCCTGCGAGGG CCTGAGCAGGAAGCCGGAGCCCGGGAGCTGTGTCCAAAGGGGAAGCAGCGGCTCGTGCGCATGTTGGCCATCTGTCCGCGGGATGACAGTGACCGCAGCTTCACCGAG tctcagCTCTGCTCTGACCTGAGCGCCACATCCAGCCGTGAGCTGGTGGACAGCTTCCGGTCCAGCAGCCCCATGCCTCCCAGTCAGCAGTCCCTGTACAAGCGGGCCGCAGAGGACTTCTGGGACGACCCCTGGTCTTTCAG CAGCTTCCCAGAAACCCTGCAGGTGGACCGGGGACCCTCCCCAGGGGCTAAGGCAGGTGCTGCAGACCTGGATTATGAGACTGTAGACCCGGCAG AACTTGCCGACTGTGACTGCCTGCAGCCATCCTCCGGGGGCCTCTCCGTCTCAGCCAG CAGCGTCCCGGTGCGGAGGAGGCCGGCCCGCAAGATCCTGAGCCAGGTCACCGTGCTGGCCTTCCAGGGGGACGAGCTGCTGGAGCAGATAAGTGTCATTGGCGGCAACCTCACAGGCATCTTCATTCACCGGGTCACCCCAGGCTCCGCGGCGGACGAGATGGCCTTGCGCCCGGGCACCCAGATCATGATG GTGGATTACGAGGCAACGGAGCCCTCGTTCAAGGCCACCCTGGAGGATACAACTCTGGAGCAGGCCGTCGGACTTCTCCAGAGGGTGAACGGCTTCTGCTGCCTGTCTGTGAAGGTCAACGTGGAGG GTTATAAGAAGTTGGTCCAGGACCTGGAGGCCAAAGTGGCTACCTCGGGGGACTCCTTCTACATCCGGGTCAACCTGGCCCTGGAGGCGAGGGCGGTGGGGGAGCTTCAGGTGCAATGCAACGACATCCTGCATGTCACCGACACCATGTTCCAGGGCCGCGGCTGCTGGCATGCCCACCGCGTGGGCCCCTATAGCACGAAGGGCACCGAGAGGGGCAGCATCCCCAACTATGCACG GGCTCAGCAGCTGCTCATTGCTCTGATCCAGCGGAGCACCATCGCCTGCAAG cAGTCTTCTGGGGGAGCCCAGAAGCTGGTCCGCATCGTCAGCGTGGACAGAACCAAGGCCAGCCCTGTGTGCTCGTCCTCTGAGGGGGCCCTGTCGGAGCGCAGCAAGCCAGAAG AGCCCTCCACCACGTGCTTCTGGGCCGAGACCTGCTTCACCCTGGTGCCCTACAGCCTGGTGCGTCCCCACAGGCCCAGCCGGCCCCGGCCCGTGCTCTTCGTGCCCAGGGTGGTCGGCAGGATCCTGAGCGAGAAGCTGTGTCTCCTCCAGGGGTTTAAGAAGTGCCCAGCAG AGTACTTGAGCCAGGAGGAATACGATGCCTCCAGCCAGAGGGGGGACATCATCCAGGAGAAGGAGGCATCCGGTGGCCGCTACTGGGTGACCCGCAGGGCCATTGAGTCCCTCATGGAGAAG AACACCCACGCCCTCCTGGACGTCCGGCTGGACAGCGTCCGTGCCCTCCACAGGTCGGAGATCTTCCCCATCATCGTCCACATCTCCGTCAACGAGAAGGCGGCCAAGAAACTCAA GAAGGCCCTGCAGCGGCTCAACACCTCGGAGCGGCAGCTCCTGGAGGCGGGCAGGCAGGAGGAGGGCGAGCTGGACGAAGTGCCCTGTCTGTACAGCAGCCTGGCCCCCGATGGCTGGAGTGACCTGGAAACCCTGCTCGGCTGTGTCCGTTTGGCCATCGCAGACGAGCAGAAGAAGGTTGTGTGGACAGAGAAGAGCCCCCGCTGA
- the CARD14 gene encoding caspase recruitment domain-containing protein 14 isoform X2, with translation MRVGHLLDLLRTRGKNGAIAFLESLKFHNPDVYTLVTGLQPKGDFSNFSGLMDTSKLTECLAGAISSLQEELGQEKGHKEALRRRCRQLQERLGQAEARVRSLGQLETDHDRVKREVLKLKDEMLSLSLHHSNALQEKELAVTRCRSLQEELYLLKQELEREKMSSSHERDCRERSPQMADGLGPGDKELTRLKEENEKLRSLTFSLAEKDILEQNLDEALEGTQTLVERIHSLRQRAVAAERQRKQYWEEKEQTLLQFQRTKVDCDIYKEKISALQGQLLELRRERDQAYSARDAARMEISQSLTEKDALRRKVFELTDQVWELRHRLHQPQAESLRGPEQEAGARELCPKGKQRLVRMLAICPRDDSDRSFTESQLCSDLSATSSRELVDSFRSSSPMPPSQQSLYKRAAEDFWDDPWSFSSFPETLQVDRGPSPGAKAGAADLDYETVDPAELADCDCLQPSSGGLSVSASSVPVRRRPARKILSQVTVLAFQGDELLEQISVIGGNLTGIFIHRVTPGSAADEMALRPGTQIMMVDYEATEPSFKATLEDTTLEQAVGLLQRVNGFCCLSVKVNVEGYKKLVQDLEAKVATSGDSFYIRVNLALEARAVGELQVQCNDILHVTDTMFQGRGCWHAHRVGPYSTKGTERGSIPNYARAQQLLIALIQRSTIACKQSSGGAQKLVRIVSVDRTKASPVCSSSEGALSERSKPEEPSTTCFWAETCFTLVPYSLVRPHRPSRPRPVLFVPRVVGRILSEKLCLLQGFKKCPAEYLSQEEYDASSQRGDIIQEKEASGGRYWVTRRAIESLMEKNTHALLDVRLDSVRALHRSEIFPIIVHISVNEKAAKKLKKALQRLNTSERQLLEAGRQEEGELDEVPCLYSSLAPDGWSDLETLLGCVRLAIADEQKKVVWTEKSPR, from the exons GGCACTTGCTGGATTTGCTGAGGACTCGAGGGAAGAATGGAGCCATTGCCTTCCTGGAGAGCCTCAAGTTCCACAACCCTGACGTGTACACCCTGGTCACCGGGCTGCAGCCCAAAGGGGACTTCAGCAACTTCAGTG GGCTCATGGACACGTCCAAGCTGACCGAGTGCCTGGCCGGGGCCATCAGTAGCCTGCAGGAGGAGCTGGGCCAGGAGAAGGGGCACAAGGAGGCCCTGCGGCGGCGCTGTCGGCAGCTGCAGGAGCGCCTGGGCCAGGCGGAGGCCCGCGTGCGGAGCCTGGGCCAGCTGGAGACCGACCATGACCGCGTGAAGCGCGAGGTGCTGAAGCTGAAGGATGAGATGCTCAGCCTGTCGTTGCACCACAGCAACGCGCTGCAGGAGAAGGAGCTGGCGGTCACCCGGTGCCGCAGCCTGCAGGAGGAG CTGTACCTGCTGAAGCAAGAGCTAGAACGCGAGAAGATGTCTTCTTCCCACGAGCGGGACTGTCGAGAGCGTTCCCCGCAGATGGCCGACGGCCTGGGGCCCGGGGACAAGGAGCTGACCCGCCTGAAGGAGGAGAACGAGAAGCTCCGGTCGCTGACGTTCAGCCTG GCGGAGAAGGACATCCTGGAACAGAACCTGGACGAGGCCCTGGAGGGCACACAGACGCTGGTGGAGCGTATCCACTCCCTGAGGCAGCGGGCCGTGGCCGCCGAGAGGCAGCGGAAGCAG TActgggaggagaaggagcagacCTTGCTGCAGTTCCAGAGGACTAAGGTCGACTGTGACATCTACAAGGAGAAGATCAGCGCCCTACAGGGCCAGTTGCTGGAGCTGCGGCGAGAGCGAGACCAG GCCTACTCCGCGAGAGACGCGGCCCGGATGGAGATTTCTCAGAGCCTGACAGAGAAGGACGCCCTCCGCAGGAAAGTGTTTGAACTGACAGACCAGGTCTGGGAGCTGCGCCATCGGCTTCACCAGCCACAGGCCGAGTCCCTGCGAGGG CCTGAGCAGGAAGCCGGAGCCCGGGAGCTGTGTCCAAAGGGGAAGCAGCGGCTCGTGCGCATGTTGGCCATCTGTCCGCGGGATGACAGTGACCGCAGCTTCACCGAG tctcagCTCTGCTCTGACCTGAGCGCCACATCCAGCCGTGAGCTGGTGGACAGCTTCCGGTCCAGCAGCCCCATGCCTCCCAGTCAGCAGTCCCTGTACAAGCGGGCCGCAGAGGACTTCTGGGACGACCCCTGGTCTTTCAG CAGCTTCCCAGAAACCCTGCAGGTGGACCGGGGACCCTCCCCAGGGGCTAAGGCAGGTGCTGCAGACCTGGATTATGAGACTGTAGACCCGGCAG AACTTGCCGACTGTGACTGCCTGCAGCCATCCTCCGGGGGCCTCTCCGTCTCAGCCAG CAGCGTCCCGGTGCGGAGGAGGCCGGCCCGCAAGATCCTGAGCCAGGTCACCGTGCTGGCCTTCCAGGGGGACGAGCTGCTGGAGCAGATAAGTGTCATTGGCGGCAACCTCACAGGCATCTTCATTCACCGGGTCACCCCAGGCTCCGCGGCGGACGAGATGGCCTTGCGCCCGGGCACCCAGATCATGATG GTGGATTACGAGGCAACGGAGCCCTCGTTCAAGGCCACCCTGGAGGATACAACTCTGGAGCAGGCCGTCGGACTTCTCCAGAGGGTGAACGGCTTCTGCTGCCTGTCTGTGAAGGTCAACGTGGAGG GTTATAAGAAGTTGGTCCAGGACCTGGAGGCCAAAGTGGCTACCTCGGGGGACTCCTTCTACATCCGGGTCAACCTGGCCCTGGAGGCGAGGGCGGTGGGGGAGCTTCAGGTGCAATGCAACGACATCCTGCATGTCACCGACACCATGTTCCAGGGCCGCGGCTGCTGGCATGCCCACCGCGTGGGCCCCTATAGCACGAAGGGCACCGAGAGGGGCAGCATCCCCAACTATGCACG GGCTCAGCAGCTGCTCATTGCTCTGATCCAGCGGAGCACCATCGCCTGCAAG cAGTCTTCTGGGGGAGCCCAGAAGCTGGTCCGCATCGTCAGCGTGGACAGAACCAAGGCCAGCCCTGTGTGCTCGTCCTCTGAGGGGGCCCTGTCGGAGCGCAGCAAGCCAGAAG AGCCCTCCACCACGTGCTTCTGGGCCGAGACCTGCTTCACCCTGGTGCCCTACAGCCTGGTGCGTCCCCACAGGCCCAGCCGGCCCCGGCCCGTGCTCTTCGTGCCCAGGGTGGTCGGCAGGATCCTGAGCGAGAAGCTGTGTCTCCTCCAGGGGTTTAAGAAGTGCCCAGCAG AGTACTTGAGCCAGGAGGAATACGATGCCTCCAGCCAGAGGGGGGACATCATCCAGGAGAAGGAGGCATCCGGTGGCCGCTACTGGGTGACCCGCAGGGCCATTGAGTCCCTCATGGAGAAG AACACCCACGCCCTCCTGGACGTCCGGCTGGACAGCGTCCGTGCCCTCCACAGGTCGGAGATCTTCCCCATCATCGTCCACATCTCCGTCAACGAGAAGGCGGCCAAGAAACTCAA GAAGGCCCTGCAGCGGCTCAACACCTCGGAGCGGCAGCTCCTGGAGGCGGGCAGGCAGGAGGAGGGCGAGCTGGACGAAGTGCCCTGTCTGTACAGCAGCCTGGCCCCCGATGGCTGGAGTGACCTGGAAACCCTGCTCGGCTGTGTCCGTTTGGCCATCGCAGACGAGCAGAAGAAGGTTGTGTGGACAGAGAAGAGCCCCCGCTGA